ATCAATTACTTCAGCGAACGGCGCAGGTGAAAGGGTTGAGCGGGATCATCAGTAGCAAGATGCCGCGCAATTCTCGAGCGAGCAATATAGTTACACAGAGCGATGTTTGTCTTAGGCGTTGATTTCGGCACAGAGGGGGTACGCGTGGGTATCTTCACCCCCGACGGCGCGCCGGTGGCTTTTGCTGCCGAAGCTTATCCGACCGATTACCCGCGCGTGGGTTGGGCGGAGCAAGACCCTAATGAGTGGTGGACGGCGTTTGTCAAAGCGACGCGCCGAGCGATAAGTGAGGGCAACGTGCCTGCGGCATCTATCGCTGCTATCGGCGTGGATTGCACCAGTTGCACCGTCGTAGTCATGGACGAGCGCTTTCAGCCACTGCGCCCGGCCATCATTTGGATGGATGTGCGCGCCGCAGCGCAGGCCGACCGAATCGCTGCTTCGGGCCACCCGATGCTGAAATACAACGGCTTCGGCAATGTCTCCGCAGAGTGGATGCCCTGCAAGATGCTGTGGCTAAAAGAAAATGAGCCGGAGATCTATGCCCGCTCCCGTCACGTTGGCGAGTTCATTGATTGGGTGACCTATCGCCTTACCGGTGAATGGACAGCTAGCATCAATAACGTCAGCATTCGCTGGTACTACGATCGCAATGAAGGGGGCTGGTCGCCCTCGTTCTATCAGACTATCGGTTTAGGCGATTTAATCGAGCGCTTCCCTTCCCGCGTGCTCGACATGGGACAGGTGGCCGGACAACTTCGCAGTGATGTCGCCGAGGCGCTGGGCTTACCGGCCGGCATCCCCGTGGCTCAGGGCGGTGCAGATGCATTCGTGGCCATGTTTGGCTTGAACGTCGTCTCGCCGGGCAAGATGGCGTTTATCGTCGGTTCCTCGCACCTGATGTTGGGCCAGAGCGATCGGCCCTTTCACGCCAAGGGCTTGTTCGGCACCTACACGGATGCCGTCTTACCCGGCCAATACACCGTCGAAGGCGGGCAAGTTTCTACCGGCTCGATTGTGCGCTGGTTCCGTGATCACTTTTGCGCTGCCGAAGCAGAGATCGCGCGGCAACGCGGCGTCTCCACTTACGATGTGTTGAACGAAAGCGCCGGCCAGGTGCCCGTTGGCTCAGAAGGTTTGATCGTCCTGGACTACTTCCAAGGCAATCGCACGCCATATGTCGATTCGCTGGCGCGCGGTGTAATGCTCGGTCTGTCGCTCAAGCACACCAACGCCCATCTTTTTCGCGCCATTCTCGAAGGCATTGCCTATGGCTCCGAGCATATCTTCCGCACGTTCCGCGCCAGTGGCTACGTGGTCAATGAGATCGTTGCTGCAGGTGGTCCGACCAAAAGCCGGCTGTGGATGCAGATTCACGCCGATGTGAGCGGCATTCCCATCACACTCACGCGCGTCCCCGATGCGACTTGCCTTGGCTCGGCGGTGCTCGCTGCTGTAGCCGGGGAGCTCTACCCGAATGTCCCCGCTGCTTCCAACGCGATGGTACACGTTCTGGATCGAATCGAACCGGATCAAGAGCGTCACGAAGCCTATCGCTTCTATGCCGATCGCTATATCGAGACCTATCCGCGCTTGCGAAATCTCATTCACGCGGTGGTTCGCCATCAAACTTGCAGATGAACCCAAGGTGCTGATCATGAAGAAGATCTTGAATGACCCCAAAAATTTCGTGCCCGAAATGCTCGATGGATTGTTGAAGGCTCACGCCGATCAACTTAGCTACGCAGCCAATGACCTGCACTGCATCGTTCGCGCCGATGCAGCCGTGTCCGGCAAGGTGGCGTTAGCTACCGGGGGAGGCTCCGGCCACTTGCCCGTGTTTCTCGGGTATGTTGGCCGAGGCATGCTGGATGGTTGCGCCGTCGGGGATGTCTTTCAGTCGCCGAGCGCTGACCAGATGCTCGAGGTCACGCGCCGCATCCATGGCGGGCGCGGCGTGCTTTATATCTACGGCAACTACGGTGGCGATGTGATGAACTTCGACATGGCGGCTGAGATGGCCGCGATGGAGGACATTGAAGTGCGCACCGTGCTTGTGAAGGATGATGTTGTGTCCAGTCGCGATCCTGAAAAGCGGCGTGGCGTTGCCGGCATGGTGTTCGCATTCAAGTGCGCCGGCGCCAAGGCCGATTTAGGCGGCTCCCTCGATGAAGTCGAAGCCGTTGCTCGCAAAACACTGGCCAATGTGCGCACCATGGGCATGGCGCTCACGCCCTGCATCGTCCCTCAAGCAGGCAAGCCGACTTTTACCCTCGGCGAAAACGAAATGGAGATGGGCATGGGCATTCACGGCGAGCCGGGCATCAGCCGCGAGGAGCTGAAACCGGCGGATGAAATCGCCGAGCGGATGCTGCGTACAATCACCGAGGACATGCCCATCGGCTCCGGCGACCACGTGGCTGTCATGGTGAACGGCCTCGGCGCAACACCGCCGGAAGAGCTATATATCGTCTACCGTCGCGTGCACGATCTGCTTGCTGGCTCGAACGTGAAGGTGCATCGCGCCTATGTAGGAGAATATGCCACCAGCATGGAGATGGCAGGCTGTTCATTGACCCTATTCAAGCTCGATGATGAGCTGACGGCATTGCTAGACCATCCGGCACGCACGCCGTTCTTCGTGCAGATTTAACCCATGACTACAGTCACTGCGTCGCATGTGCGCGAGGCCCTCCGGCGCGTGGGCGATCGAATGGTTGCCCTGCGCGAAAGGTTAAATGATCTCGATGCCGCGATGGGGGACGGCGACACCGGCATCAGCGTGAGCAAGGGCGGGGCAGCGTTGGCCGAGTTCTCGAATGCCAATCCGCTGAATGATGGCGACGACATCGGCAAGTACTTGGCTAATGCCGGAATGGCGCTTAATCGCGCTGCGCCGAGCACGATGGGCACACTGCTGGCCACGGCGCTGATGCGCATGGGCAAGGAAGCGAAGGGCGCATCCTCGCTCGACGCGACCTTGCTGGCGCGCATGCTTGCGGCTGCGGATACGGGCATCCAGGAACGCGGCAAAGCCAAGCCAGGTGACAAGACGATTGTGGATGCGCTCCATCCGGCGGCCGAGGCGTTTGCTGCGGCTGTCGAGCGTGGTGAAGACTTAAGCCAGGCCGCTCGGGCCATGCTTGAAGCTGCCCGCCGGGGCTGTGAAGCAGCAACGCCGCTGCGCAGTAACGTTGGCCGCGCAAGTTGGGTCGGTGAGCGCACTGCGGGCAAACCGGACCCAGGCGCAGTATTGTGCGTCGAGATACTCGAAGCACTGCTCAAAGTCTAAAGGTTGATTAGCGAACATCTTGCTAGACGCGCCCCTACAGAATCATCCACCGCCGGCTAATCACTGATGCGCCGGACGCGTGGGCCATCCGGTTGATCAGCCGGCATGTGCGCGTTGTGGTTTATCAATCGAGGAACATCGCAGCGCGGCCCATGCGCTGCAATACCCTTCGAGCGCAGTCGCGCACACTCTGAATGGCCTGGGCGCCGGCCTGCTGCTGCCCCCGTGTTGTCACCGGCTAAACGTCGGCAGATCCTGCGCAGCGCGTGGTGATGGGTAATCGCTCAAGAATAAAGCGTCAAGTTGAATGAGCGAAAGAAGATTCAGGGGGGAAACCAGTGATTGTGGCGATCATCGGATTGCTCATGTCTATCGCAATGGTTGCGGTTGGTGTCTCGGTCATCGGGCGGCGGGGTGAACCGACGATGCAACAATACGCCGGGCGTGTCCGCGAGGTGAATAAGGATGTGTCTGTGGGTGGAGAAGACCCCACCGGCGTCGGTGTGAGCGCCGAGGTCTCCTTCTTTCGAGGCCTGAGCAAAGGGTTTGAACTGTACGGTGAGAAGAGCACGGCCGAGATCCTGGACATGATTCGCGCAGGGCGCTGGGGTGAGGCCTGGCCATGGGCAATGGCTGCGCTGGGGGTGCTGATGATTCTTCTTGTGGTTACCGCTCCTCATCGGCCTGCTGGCCGGCTGGAGTGGACTGGGCCTCTGGGCCTTCGTTGGCTTGTTCTTCTGCGGCGTGCTATTTGCGGCCTTCCCGCGCCGGTAATGCGCACTTCAGGGCGACGGCACGCCCCATATCGTCACGATGCCGTTGCTTGCGATAGTCATGATGATCTTCCCATCAGGCGCGAAGGTGACGCGACGTAGGCTGCTCTCCAAGGGGTTGCTCACGACCCTGCCGCGTTTCTCGTCGGTCAGGTCGAGAAGCAACAGCGGCCCGTCTGTGCCCGCTGCTGCCAGCGGCAGGCCGCCGACGGGTGAGATGGCCACATCGAAGAAGCGATAGCCGATTTCGATGTAGCGTTGTGCCTCGCGGCGCGTGACATCTAGCACGGCCAGCTCGCTCCGCCCGTTCTCGGCGACGATGACTAACTCACGTTACGCAGCCAGTGTGACGGGCTGCAGCTGGCGCAGGGCGTCAAAAGCTGATTGAACGGCGTGCAGATACAAATGCGATTTCAAGGCAAAATGATTCGACTTGGATTTACGCTTGAGCATCTCGAGCTTGATGAACGCACACAAACTGGCAAAGATGTGATTGGTCTGCGTCGTGACCGTGTGGGCAGGCGAGCGTTCGAGCGCGGCATTCTGCTTGAGCGACTTGTGGAAGGGTTCGATCGTCCATCGTTTTTGATAGAGCGAGGTGATCCCATCGTAGGTGAGCGTGGTGTCGCTGGTGACCAGAAACAATACGCCGGTAGAGCCATCTTTGTTTGTAAAGACTTGCTTGGCCAAAAGCAGCGGGAAGCTCACATCTTCCAGATACACTGGCCGCACCGTGTTTGGTTCGATCACGACTTCATCCACACGCACGTAGATGCCGTGCCGCTTGTCGTCCGCGCTGAGTGCCACCTTGCGATTGGCCTTGAGCGGCATGACAAACTCCTTCTTCAGCTTGTGTTTGACGAAATTCATGTTGTCGGCCGCGGCAAACCACACATCGTTGAGCACGTATTTGAAGGGAATCTGGTTGATCACCGCTTGTTGCAGCATCATGCGGTAATACTCATTCTTGGTGATCGGACTTCGGCGCTTGGTCTTGCCACTCTTCTTGTCCACATACTGCTCGGTCTTGGCGATCAAGCGAAACTCCACTGGCAACGACAGCCCCCGACTGGGCACGTGATACAGCGCCGTCATCAGGTTGATGCCTTTGAGCACCTCGCCGCTGGTGTGATCATAGTGCCAGCACACGATGTCGTTCTCGTCGCTGTAGAGTTTCTCGCTGATCGTGTCGTCCACGATCAGCACCCCATCCTCACTTTGAATCTGCCGCACAAATCGCTTCGTCACCTGCCACAACGCCGCCCCGCCACGCTGTTGGCCGCTCAGCCAGCGGGTGATTTGGTCATGGCTGACGCTCCCTTCGACCACTTGACCCAACCCGGTTGCCGTGGCCTGTCCAAACGTGCACAACAGATAATCGCTATACAGGTCAAGCAAGTCTTGTGTCATGTCGCCATTCTATGGTCGCGCAGTCAGTTCGCGACTGCGTAACGTGAGTGAATAACTCAGCGTGTCCGCTGCGCCGTCGGCCGGATCAAGCGTTGCCAAGCCCTCGCCCTGCGAGAAGAGCAGCCGGCCGTTGGCCAGGAAGTGCAGCGCGAATGGGTGGCCTTCGGGGCGTGTGATTGGTATGGTGCGCTCGACCTGCCCGTTTTGGGCGTTGATGATTGCAATTTGTCCCTTTGTGCGGGTGTCGAACAGCGTTGCCGCGAAGCGCTCGCCGCGCGGCGCGACTGCCAGGTGTTCGGCGTAACCGACCGCTGGGTTGTCCCAGCGGCGCAGTTCCTGCCCGCTTGTTGCATCGAGCAAGAAAAAGCGGCTGCGCGCGTTGACATACGTTCCGCTGCTGTGCGCCACCGCGAGTGTTTCCCCTGTAGGCGAGAACGCCGCGTCGGTCACATTCGTCTTCCCGACAAAATGGGTCAACGCATACTGCCGGCTCAACTGCGCCGCGTCGTAGACGTGCGCACCGGCCTCGGCGATGATCGCCAGGCGCCCTCCATCCGGCGAGAGCAGAAGCCGGAGAATCCGGCCGCTGCCTAGGTTTGCCAACGTGGCGACGCGCGCCATGTTGTCGAATGTGATCGCCTGATCTGGAATGCGGATGGTGGGTGGGGCGGCAGGCGGCACAGGCGTGACGGTGACGTTCGCGGTCCGCTGTGGGGCGGCCGGCGCGCACGCGACCAACGCAACGCCGACGGCTAAGCTCCATCGCTTCACTGCGGTTAGGATAGCCGTCGGCGTCATCTCCCACGGCGGCGCTATGTGTTCACGCATGGTTCAAACTCCTGAATCGAAAAGAGCGCGGACTTTGGAACTCTAGTGTATTCATGTATAATGTGTCAAGTTTAAGGGCCAGTGGCGCAGTTGGGAGCGCGTCTCAATGGCATTGAGAAGGTCAGGGGTTCAAGTCCCCTCTGGTCCATGACAATCCCGCGTGAGCGGGTCACTGCTCGCTCACACGCAAAGCGACGACCGGAAGTAGTAGGCCATCCCTGCAGCGAGTCGGAGGAACGAGGTGAGAGCCCGGCACCGCGCCCATAGGGAGCGCATCAGGCCGAACTCGTCCGCGAGCGTGAACAACACGGGTGCGCCCGTTATCGCGCAGTCGAGGTCTTTGAGTGTCAGAAGTCAGAAGGTCAGAGATCAGAAATCAGATAGTAGTCTAAATTCTGGTTATCCGACATCTGACTTCTGGGCCAGACGAATCAGGGTGGTACCACGGGCCCACTCGTCCCTGAGCGGATGAGTGGGCTTTTGTTTTAGCTGCGAGCAGCAAGATCGCTCGCAGCCGGAGCAGGCAAGATGGCAGATAAGTACAAGCCGCAAGAGATCGAACCAAAGTGGCAGGCGCGCTGGGAGCAGGATCAGCTCTACAAAACCGAGCCGGCTTGCGACAAGCCGAAGTATTACATTCTGGACTTCTACCCATACCCCTCCGGCGAGGGGATGTCGGTCGGCCACGCCCGCAACTACGTGCCGACGGATGTGCTTGCCCGCTACTATCGCATGAAGGGCTACAACGTCCTGCATCCGATGGGCTTCGACGCCTTCGGCTTACCGACTGAGAATGCCGCGATCAAGCTCAAGGTAGATCCGCACGAGTTGAACGAGAAGTATTCGGCCAACTACGTACGCCAGTACAAGCTGATGGGGCTGAGCTACGACTGGTCTCGGCTGATCAACAGCGCGCACGATGATTACTATCGCTGGACGCAGTGGATCTTCATCCAACTGTTCAACGCCTGGTATGACCCACGCCAGGACAAGGCACGCCCGATCGCTGAGCTGGAAGCCGAACTGGGCGAGCGCGGCTCGCAGGCGATCTTCGATTACATTGACGAGCATCCGGAGCACATCGGTATAGTGAATAAGGGGACGCCGGCCATCACCGCCGAACAGTGGCGCGCGATGAGCCGTCGTGAGCAGAACAACTACCTGAACAACTTCCGGATCGCCTTTCAGGCCGAGAGCACGGTCAACTGGGATCCGGTGGATAAAGTCGTCGTCGCCGATGAAGAAGTGGAGAACGGCCGCGCCTGGCGCAGCGGCGCGCTGGTCATCAAGCGCACGCTCAAGCAGTGGTTCTTCCGCATCACTGCGTATGCCGAGCGGCTGATCAACGATCTGGATAGCGTGGACTGGCCGGAGCGCATTGTGCTCATGCAGCGCAACTGGATCGGCAAGAGCGAGGGCGCTGAGGTGATCTTCCGTGTGGCCGGTAGCGGCCAGCCGGTCCCGATTTTCACCACGCGGCCGGACACGCTATGGGGCGCGACGTTCATGGTGCTTTCGCCCGAACATCCGCTGTTGCCCGAAATCACCACATCGGAGCAGCGTGCCGAGGTCGAGCGCTACATTGCCTTCGCCAAAGGCGAGACCGAGGAGCAGCGCACCGCCGAGAACAAGGAGAAGACCGGCGTATTTACCGGCGCGTATGCCATCAACCCGGTGAACGACGCGCGCATCCCGATCTGGATTGCCGACTACGTCCTGATGAGCTATGGCACCGGCGCAATTATGGCTGTGCCGGCGCACGACCAGCGCGACTTTGAGTTCGCCCGCAAGTTCGGCCTGCCGATCAAGTTGGTGGTTTTCCCTGAAGCAGAACTGAAGCGACAGGGGATCCAGGACGATCAACAGATCACTCCTGCTCTGATTGCCGAGTATGAGTCACGCATGACCGCTGCCTATGAAGATAAAGCCGGCGTGATGGTGAACAGCGGTCCGATTACCGGCATGCACACCGGCCCCGACGGCAAGGCATGCATCCGCGCGGCGACCGAGTACTGCCAGCGCATGGGCTTCGGC
The window above is part of the Candidatus Roseilinea sp. genome. Proteins encoded here:
- the leuS gene encoding leucine--tRNA ligase; translated protein: MADKYKPQEIEPKWQARWEQDQLYKTEPACDKPKYYILDFYPYPSGEGMSVGHARNYVPTDVLARYYRMKGYNVLHPMGFDAFGLPTENAAIKLKVDPHELNEKYSANYVRQYKLMGLSYDWSRLINSAHDDYYRWTQWIFIQLFNAWYDPRQDKARPIAELEAELGERGSQAIFDYIDEHPEHIGIVNKGTPAITAEQWRAMSRREQNNYLNNFRIAFQAESTVNWDPVDKVVVADEEVENGRAWRSGALVIKRTLKQWFFRITAYAERLINDLDSVDWPERIVLMQRNWIGKSEGAEVIFRVAGSGQPVPIFTTRPDTLWGATFMVLSPEHPLLPEITTSEQRAEVERYIAFAKGETEEQRTAENKEKTGVFTGAYAINPVNDARIPIWIADYVLMSYGTGAIMAVPAHDQRDFEFARKFGLPIKLVVFPEAELKRQGIQDDQQITPALIAEYESRMTAAYEDKAGVMVNSGPITGMHTGPDGKACIRAATEYCQRMGFGKRRVNYKIRPWLISRQRYWGTPIPIVHTPDGPVAMREDELPLLLPKVKEYEPGPNGESPLESIPEFVNAPNGRRETDTMATWACSSWYYIRFADPHNDKAIGDPKEIDYWLPVDMYVGGAEHAVLHLLYSRMWTKVLYDLGVVKFKEPFSALRNQGLILSPQKRVDEKGREYYEKMSKSKGNVITPDEVIAEHGADALRGYEMFISDFEQTVPWSTQGVPGVRRWLDRVWRIVLAPEEDKGAPTHMSARELRRVAHQTIQRYERDLKAFSFNTVVAAMMEFTNALYRARDAGLAGTPEWNEAVDILLRLLAPIAPHMAEELWHRLGRPYSIHRQPFPVVDEAAARAEEIIIVVQVNGKVRDRVVVPADADEAAVTQAALASEGARRFINGAPPKQVHYVKGRLVNIVV
- a CDS encoding dihydroxyacetone kinase, with the protein product MKKILNDPKNFVPEMLDGLLKAHADQLSYAANDLHCIVRADAAVSGKVALATGGGSGHLPVFLGYVGRGMLDGCAVGDVFQSPSADQMLEVTRRIHGGRGVLYIYGNYGGDVMNFDMAAEMAAMEDIEVRTVLVKDDVVSSRDPEKRRGVAGMVFAFKCAGAKADLGGSLDEVEAVARKTLANVRTMGMALTPCIVPQAGKPTFTLGENEMEMGMGIHGEPGISREELKPADEIAERMLRTITEDMPIGSGDHVAVMVNGLGATPPEELYIVYRRVHDLLAGSNVKVHRAYVGEYATSMEMAGCSLTLFKLDDELTALLDHPARTPFFVQI
- a CDS encoding dihydroxyacetone kinase subunit L encodes the protein MTTVTASHVREALRRVGDRMVALRERLNDLDAAMGDGDTGISVSKGGAALAEFSNANPLNDGDDIGKYLANAGMALNRAAPSTMGTLLATALMRMGKEAKGASSLDATLLARMLAAADTGIQERGKAKPGDKTIVDALHPAAEAFAAAVERGEDLSQAARAMLEAARRGCEAATPLRSNVGRASWVGERTAGKPDPGAVLCVEILEALLKV
- a CDS encoding carbohydrate kinase — protein: MFVLGVDFGTEGVRVGIFTPDGAPVAFAAEAYPTDYPRVGWAEQDPNEWWTAFVKATRRAISEGNVPAASIAAIGVDCTSCTVVVMDERFQPLRPAIIWMDVRAAAQADRIAASGHPMLKYNGFGNVSAEWMPCKMLWLKENEPEIYARSRHVGEFIDWVTYRLTGEWTASINNVSIRWYYDRNEGGWSPSFYQTIGLGDLIERFPSRVLDMGQVAGQLRSDVAEALGLPAGIPVAQGGADAFVAMFGLNVVSPGKMAFIVGSSHLMLGQSDRPFHAKGLFGTYTDAVLPGQYTVEGGQVSTGSIVRWFRDHFCAAEAEIARQRGVSTYDVLNESAGQVPVGSEGLIVLDYFQGNRTPYVDSLARGVMLGLSLKHTNAHLFRAILEGIAYGSEHIFRTFRASGYVVNEIVAAGGPTKSRLWMQIHADVSGIPITLTRVPDATCLGSAVLAAVAGELYPNVPAASNAMVHVLDRIEPDQERHEAYRFYADRYIETYPRLRNLIHAVVRHQTCR